A genomic segment from Endomicrobiales bacterium encodes:
- the ptsP gene encoding phosphoenolpyruvate--protein phosphotransferase — MEEVILKGDVLNDGIAYGKVCLFQEDLIEASPKYKISQLAIIKEKARLKSAMEETKRELKESYERVSKFISKAEAEVFNAHILMVEDPSFLEKISGYIEHELINAEFAVQKTLYNYEQRFQSIANDYIKERAQDIREIGKKIIRNMGMKHEQFMCSNCHAKSSIIAAKLLSPSLIAGLYNKNVSGIIAQEGSQTSHGAILAKSMGIACLINVPNVLDYLGCGKTVLIDAEKGELYINPSDATLERFSKTLGKKQKEKYNSGYLLTKDNVKVNLFANAGSIADVKHAKEHSIRSVGLFRTEFLFLGRKIEPSVPEQVEIYKKVMDEVEGTVTFRLLDIGGDKFIDFISLPTQENPGLGLRGSRIYQLYPNIISNQIEALLLAKGARPMNILVPMVSTVTEFLNTKKLILRKLNQLNTRNAIAGENLKIGCMVEVPSAVYLAQYLAQEADFLSIGTNDLIQYIMGVDRANAHLGDLLNPLQPAIIRVLDAIIKQAGPISKEITVCGEVASDPKMVKVLFGLGYRNLSINLHRIEKIGDALLENTSDEMVELAQNLLQARAMKVEH, encoded by the coding sequence ATGGAAGAAGTAATTCTTAAAGGCGATGTTTTAAACGATGGTATTGCTTACGGCAAGGTTTGCCTTTTTCAGGAAGACCTTATTGAAGCATCGCCTAAGTATAAAATTTCGCAATTAGCCATTATTAAAGAAAAAGCACGGCTGAAAAGTGCTATGGAAGAAACCAAACGCGAGCTAAAGGAATCGTACGAGCGGGTTTCTAAATTTATTAGCAAAGCTGAAGCCGAGGTTTTTAACGCGCATATTCTTATGGTTGAAGACCCGTCTTTTCTTGAAAAAATAAGCGGCTACATTGAGCATGAACTTATTAACGCCGAGTTTGCCGTACAAAAAACACTTTATAACTACGAACAAAGATTTCAAAGTATTGCCAACGATTACATAAAAGAACGCGCACAGGATATTCGCGAAATTGGTAAAAAAATAATTAGAAATATGGGTATGAAACATGAGCAGTTTATGTGCTCTAACTGCCACGCAAAGTCCTCAATTATTGCAGCTAAGCTGCTTTCCCCTTCGTTAATTGCCGGGCTTTACAATAAAAATGTCTCAGGCATTATTGCCCAAGAGGGTTCGCAAACTTCACACGGTGCAATTCTTGCAAAATCTATGGGTATTGCCTGCCTTATAAATGTACCAAATGTTTTGGATTACCTTGGCTGCGGCAAAACTGTTTTAATTGACGCGGAAAAAGGCGAGCTTTACATAAACCCATCGGATGCAACTTTGGAGCGCTTTAGCAAAACACTTGGCAAAAAACAAAAAGAAAAATACAACAGCGGCTACCTACTTACAAAAGATAATGTTAAGGTGAACTTATTTGCCAATGCCGGCTCGATTGCCGATGTAAAACACGCAAAAGAACATAGCATAAGGTCGGTTGGGCTTTTTAGAACAGAGTTTTTGTTTTTGGGAAGAAAAATCGAGCCAAGTGTACCGGAACAAGTGGAGATATATAAAAAAGTTATGGATGAGGTGGAGGGCACTGTTACTTTTCGCCTATTAGATATTGGCGGAGATAAGTTTATTGATTTTATATCGCTGCCCACACAAGAAAACCCGGGACTTGGTTTGCGTGGTTCAAGAATTTACCAGCTTTACCCAAACATTATTTCTAACCAAATTGAAGCGTTGCTTTTGGCGAAAGGCGCGCGGCCTATGAATATTCTTGTGCCTATGGTGTCTACAGTAACTGAGTTTTTAAACACAAAAAAACTTATTTTAAGAAAGCTTAACCAGCTTAATACACGAAATGCAATTGCTGGAGAAAACCTAAAAATTGGCTGTATGGTTGAGGTGCCCTCCGCTGTTTACCTTGCGCAATATCTTGCGCAAGAGGCCGATTTTTTAAGTATTGGTACAAACGATTTAATTCAGTATATAATGGGCGTAGATAGGGCAAATGCCCACCTTGGCGATCTGTTAAACCCGCTACAGCCGGCAATTATACGCGTGCTTGATGCCATTATTAAACAGGCAGGGCCGATCAGTAAAGAAATAACTGTTTGCGGCGAGGTTGCAAGCGACCCAAAAATGGTTAAGGTTTTATTTGGCCTTGGATACAGAAACTTAAGTATTAACTTGCACAGGATAGAAAAAATTGGCGATGCCCTCTTGGAAAACACCAGCGATGAGATGGTTGAACTTGCGCAAAACCTGCTTCAGGCGCGCGCAATGAAAGTTGAGCATTGA